One Clavibacter zhangzhiyongii genomic region harbors:
- a CDS encoding Mrp/NBP35 family ATP-binding protein: MAAEAPGASALTADAVRRALVGVVDPEIRRPITELDMVSDVRVEDGGVAHVDIALTIVGCPAATSIERDVRETVEAVPGVARLELTVGVMSPERRRALTERLRGPAAKRGIPFGSDSLTRVYAVTSGKGGVGKSTLTANLAVALAAKGLAVGLVDADVHGFSIPGILGLVGADGRTAQPTRVGDMILPPVAHGVKVISIGMFLDPDSAGGTAVSWRGPMLHRTIQQFLTDVFFGDLDVLLLDLPPGTGDVAITVGQLLPHAEVLVVTTPQPAAADVAERSGLVARQTGQRVVGVVENMAGFAQADGSVLELFGTGGGEEVARRLSVGQDVPVPLIASVPLSVALRSGGDAGAPIVLADPGDPAAQRIQQVADHLASRGRGLAGRRLGLSVS, encoded by the coding sequence ATGGCCGCTGAGGCCCCCGGGGCGTCGGCGCTCACGGCCGACGCGGTGCGCCGCGCCCTCGTCGGCGTGGTCGACCCCGAGATCCGCCGTCCCATCACCGAGCTCGACATGGTCTCCGACGTGCGCGTCGAGGACGGCGGCGTGGCGCACGTCGACATCGCGCTCACCATCGTCGGCTGCCCCGCCGCGACGTCCATCGAGCGCGACGTGCGCGAGACGGTCGAGGCGGTCCCGGGCGTCGCGCGGCTGGAGCTCACGGTGGGCGTGATGAGCCCCGAGCGGCGGCGCGCCCTCACCGAGCGGCTGCGCGGACCCGCGGCGAAGCGCGGCATCCCGTTCGGCTCCGACAGCCTCACGCGCGTCTACGCGGTCACGAGCGGGAAGGGCGGCGTCGGCAAGTCCACGCTCACGGCCAACCTCGCGGTCGCGCTGGCCGCCAAGGGCCTCGCGGTGGGCCTCGTCGACGCGGACGTGCACGGCTTCTCCATCCCCGGGATCCTCGGCCTCGTGGGCGCCGACGGCCGCACGGCCCAGCCCACGCGCGTCGGCGACATGATCCTGCCGCCCGTCGCGCACGGCGTGAAGGTCATCTCCATCGGCATGTTCCTGGATCCCGACTCCGCGGGCGGCACCGCGGTCTCCTGGCGGGGGCCAATGCTGCACCGCACCATCCAGCAGTTCCTCACCGACGTGTTCTTCGGCGACCTCGACGTGCTGCTGCTCGACCTGCCGCCCGGCACGGGCGACGTCGCCATCACCGTCGGGCAGCTGCTCCCCCACGCCGAGGTGCTCGTGGTCACCACGCCGCAGCCGGCCGCGGCCGACGTGGCCGAACGCAGCGGGCTCGTCGCGCGGCAGACGGGGCAGCGCGTCGTCGGCGTCGTCGAGAACATGGCCGGGTTCGCGCAGGCCGACGGATCCGTGCTCGAGCTCTTCGGGACGGGCGGCGGCGAGGAGGTCGCGCGCCGGCTCTCCGTCGGGCAGGACGTGCCCGTGCCGCTCATCGCGAGCGTGCCGCTGAGCGTCGCGCTGCGCAGCGGCGGCGACGCGGGAGCGCCCATCGTGCTGGCCGACCCGGGAGACCCGGCGGCGCAGAGGATCCAGCAGGTCGCCGACCACCTCGCCTCGCGCGGCCGCGGCCTCGCGGGTCGGCGGCTCGGGCTCTCCGTCTCGTAG
- a CDS encoding DUF1003 domain-containing protein — MARQSNRDIRLDAPKGLRTTVLPLRNRTSRDRFGRFTESIARGMGTPWFLVGLTAFCVAWICYNTFGPESARFDSAALGFTALTLILSLQASYAAPLILLAQNRQDDRDRVQIEQDRQRAERNVADVEYLAREVVSLRLQMKDVASKDFIRSELRQLLEELDRRDDPEADDAEGTSRRTHGR, encoded by the coding sequence GTGGCACGGCAGAGTAACCGCGACATCCGCCTGGACGCCCCCAAGGGACTGCGCACGACGGTCCTCCCGCTGCGCAACCGCACGAGCCGCGACCGCTTCGGCCGGTTCACGGAGTCCATCGCTCGCGGCATGGGCACGCCCTGGTTCCTCGTGGGCCTCACCGCGTTCTGCGTCGCGTGGATCTGCTACAACACGTTCGGCCCCGAGTCGGCCCGGTTCGACTCGGCCGCGCTCGGCTTCACGGCGCTCACGCTGATCCTGTCGCTGCAGGCCTCGTACGCGGCGCCGCTCATCCTGCTCGCGCAGAACCGGCAGGACGACCGCGACCGCGTGCAGATCGAGCAGGACCGCCAGCGCGCCGAGCGCAACGTGGCCGACGTCGAGTACCTCGCCCGCGAGGTCGTGTCGCTCCGGCTGCAGATGAAGGACGTCGCGTCGAAGGACTTCATCCGCTCGGAGCTCCGCCAGCTCCTCGAGGAGCTCGACCGCCGCGACGACCCGGAGGCGGACGACGCCGAGGGCACCTCCCGCAGGACGCATGGCCGCTGA
- a CDS encoding magnesium transporter MgtE N-terminal domain-containing protein — MSASRVFVARLAGCSVFDPAGDRVGRVRDVLVVYRKDDPPRVVGLIVEIPGKRRVFLSIGRVTSIGSGQIITTGLINLRRFEQRGGEVRVIAEILGRRVKMRDGSGDAVIEDVAIEESGQAEWEVSQLFCRRPRTSPSPFAKGATLFAGWDEVAELQDAGVAQSASQFLAAYSDLLPADLANTLLDLPQARRLEVAEELPDARLADVLEEMPESQQVEIMATLDDDRAADVLDQMQPDDAADLIAQLSEERGEALLELMQPEEADDVRMLLSYAPDTAGGLMTTDPVIVSGDATVAEGLALIRRHELAPTLGAAVCVTLPPYEPPTGRFLGMVHFQRMLRYPPHERLGTLLDQGLEPVRADTSAAEVSRIMASYNLVSVPVVDENHRLVGVVTIDDVLDHLLPDDWRSADAERETRKRATARFHGTATAAIPTAGPRRGRRIPRGTAE; from the coding sequence GTGAGCGCCTCCCGAGTCTTCGTCGCCCGGCTCGCCGGGTGCAGCGTGTTCGACCCCGCAGGCGACCGCGTCGGCCGCGTGCGCGACGTGCTCGTCGTCTACCGCAAGGACGACCCTCCGCGCGTCGTGGGCCTCATCGTCGAGATCCCCGGCAAGCGCCGCGTGTTCCTCTCCATCGGCCGCGTCACGAGCATCGGCTCCGGACAGATCATCACCACCGGCCTCATCAACCTCCGCCGCTTCGAGCAGCGCGGTGGCGAGGTGCGCGTCATCGCGGAGATCCTGGGGCGCCGCGTGAAGATGCGCGACGGATCCGGCGACGCCGTCATCGAGGACGTCGCCATCGAGGAGTCCGGCCAGGCCGAGTGGGAGGTGTCGCAGCTCTTCTGCCGCCGACCGCGCACGAGCCCCTCCCCCTTCGCCAAGGGCGCCACGCTCTTCGCGGGGTGGGACGAGGTCGCCGAGCTGCAGGATGCCGGCGTCGCCCAGTCCGCCTCGCAGTTCCTCGCCGCGTACTCCGACCTCCTCCCCGCCGACCTCGCCAACACGCTGCTCGACCTGCCCCAGGCCCGCCGCCTCGAGGTCGCCGAGGAGCTGCCGGACGCGCGGCTCGCGGACGTGCTCGAGGAGATGCCCGAGTCGCAGCAGGTGGAGATCATGGCCACGCTCGACGACGACCGCGCGGCCGACGTGCTCGACCAGATGCAGCCCGACGACGCCGCCGACCTCATCGCCCAGCTCTCCGAGGAGCGCGGCGAGGCGCTGCTCGAGCTCATGCAGCCGGAGGAGGCGGACGACGTCCGCATGCTCCTCAGCTACGCGCCCGACACGGCCGGCGGCCTCATGACCACGGATCCCGTCATCGTCTCCGGCGACGCGACCGTCGCGGAGGGCCTCGCGCTCATCCGCCGACACGAGCTCGCGCCCACGCTCGGCGCCGCGGTGTGCGTCACGCTGCCGCCGTACGAGCCGCCCACGGGCCGCTTCCTCGGCATGGTGCACTTCCAGCGGATGCTGCGCTACCCGCCGCACGAGCGCCTCGGCACGCTGCTCGACCAGGGTCTCGAACCGGTGCGCGCCGACACGAGCGCGGCCGAGGTGTCGCGCATCATGGCGAGCTACAACCTCGTCTCCGTGCCCGTCGTGGACGAGAACCACCGCCTGGTGGGCGTCGTCACCATCGACGACGTGCTCGACCACCTGCTGCCGGACGACTGGCGCAGCGCCGACGCGGAACGCGAGACGCGCAAGCGCGCGACCGCCCGGTTCCACGGCACGGCCACGGCCGCCATCCCCACCGCAGGACCACGACGAGGACGGAGGATCCCCCGTGGCACGGCAGAGTAA
- a CDS encoding general stress protein: MTNPLLGRPSRARMPKLPQGEPVATYETYDEAQEAVVALAEADFPVTQVSIVGNELTSVERVTGKLTSARAAAAGAASGAWLGLFLGLVTFLFSPVPNFSVVVGAVIIGVGFGAIYGIVSYSITRRRRDFTSVMQVTATSYSVVVEPDSLNRARNVLGIGGASTSVYGEPVVETPPVAPAPASRPVGRYGERVPEQGGSDAPEPTAPPTSTDRPVGEQGAPGA, from the coding sequence GTGACGAACCCCCTCCTCGGACGCCCCTCCCGCGCACGCATGCCGAAGCTGCCGCAAGGCGAGCCGGTGGCCACCTACGAGACCTACGACGAGGCGCAGGAGGCCGTCGTCGCGCTGGCGGAGGCCGACTTCCCCGTCACGCAGGTGAGCATCGTCGGCAACGAGCTGACGAGCGTCGAGCGCGTGACCGGCAAGCTCACCTCGGCCCGGGCCGCGGCCGCCGGCGCGGCGAGCGGCGCGTGGCTGGGCCTCTTCCTCGGGCTCGTGACGTTCCTCTTCTCGCCCGTCCCGAACTTCTCCGTGGTGGTCGGCGCGGTGATCATCGGCGTCGGCTTCGGCGCCATCTACGGGATCGTCAGCTACAGCATCACGCGCCGCCGACGCGACTTCACGTCGGTGATGCAGGTCACGGCCACCAGCTACTCGGTGGTCGTCGAGCCCGACTCGCTGAACCGCGCGCGGAACGTGCTCGGCATCGGCGGAGCGAGCACCTCCGTCTACGGCGAGCCCGTCGTCGAGACGCCGCCGGTCGCGCCCGCGCCCGCGTCGCGGCCCGTGGGGCGGTACGGGGAGCGCGTGCCCGAGCAGGGCGGATCCGACGCCCCCGAGCCGACCGCGCCGCCGACCTCCACGGACCGGCCCGTGGGCGAGCAGGGCGCGCCCGGGGCCTGA